In Arachis hypogaea cultivar Tifrunner chromosome 2, arahy.Tifrunner.gnm2.J5K5, whole genome shotgun sequence, a genomic segment contains:
- the LOC112726770 gene encoding uncharacterized protein, whose amino-acid sequence MKFSNKNEFMDAVREFTIQEGREIKFRRNESYRVRAICKWTTGEDEDMVRCPWVAYASRDSEETCWQLKTFKNEHICPRMSKNRAANRRWLAGKLVKKLRRYPSLKHSEAKAYFRRRCDLDLNKSSLTRALMDARNIVYGDAAAQYGLVRDYAETLLKSNPGSTVKIGTYLQGDDPIFEKMYVCLDGCKKGFKAGCRPLIGLDGAFLKTRFGGQILSAVAQDANYHIYPIAWAIVDVENKENWRWFLDLLLDDLGDYMANKWAFMSDMQKGLASAVKELMPNVHHRFCVWHLWKNFNKQWKEQEYRGLLWDCARETTRHGFDQKMDRLKRLNEGAWAYLDKWPREAWTRAYFRHDQKIDNICNNACEVFNSRIKEYRAKPIITLLEEVRMFAMRSIAKNKVKLSHHVGKLPPIQHSRLQKIRKESQKWTPIWSGDEEYQRFEIHGWPTNMAVDLGKCICTCRFWQITGMPCVHACAAISKINRNSEDFCHHWLTMEAYRETYKHSLNPIPGQDLWERSEQNRPHAPKMKRKPGPIIQKRRKDADEEPSSVKKSKTETKLKRKYKEFTCTYCGTRGHTKRSCSHRKADDLASALVSAAAAVVAKEKGSKAGETRDPANAATSNTQPAEINENAPLAPGEGVDDANASEIDLTQPTYSQPENQEQVPPSDPPPPPQQVTRPDKLQSKRKKIFNVDPMQGATSGTAARLAEFMTFVPTPGFKPPTTK is encoded by the exons ATGAAGTTCAGTAACAAGAATGAGTTTATGGATGCTGTGAGAGAATTCACCATTCAAGAGGGTAGGGAGATTAAATTTAGAAGGAATGAGAGCTACAGAGTCAGAGCTATTTGCAAGTGGACAACTGGAGAAGATGAGGATATGGTTAGATGTCCATGGGTTGCTTACGCATCCAGGGATTCTGAGGAGACATGCtggcaattaaaaacatttaaaaatgaaCACATATGTCCTAGGATGAGCAAAAACAGGGCAGCCAACAGGAGATGGCTTGCTGGCAAGTTGGTAAAGAAATTGAGGAGGTATCCGAGCTTAAAGCATAGTGAAGCTAAAGCATATTTCAGGAGAAGGTGTGACCTGGATCTAAACAAATCATCACTAACCAGAGCTTTAATGGATGCAAGAAATATTGTTTACGGTGATGCAGCTGCCCAGTACGGTTTGGTTAGAGATTATGCAGAAACTCTACTGAAGAGTAATCCTGGTTCAACAGTAAAGATTGGTACATATCTTCAAGGGGATGATCCTATATTTGAAAAAATGTATGTATGCCTGGATGGATGTAAGAAGGGTTTTAAGGCTGGCTGCCGCCCACTAATCGGACTCGACGGAGCCTTCCTGAAGACTCGGTTTGGTGGACAAATACTCTCAGCAGTGGCTCAGGACGCCAACTACCATATATATCCAATTGCGTGGGCAATCGTTGATGTTGAGAATAAAGAGAATTGGAGGTGGTTTTTGGACCTGCTGCTTGATGACTTGGGTGACTACATGGCTAACAAATGGGCTTTTATGTCAGACATGCAAAAG GGTTTGGCTTCAGCAGTAAAGGAGCTCATGCCCAATGTACACCATCGATTCTGTGTCTGGCATCTCTGGAAGAATTTTAATAAACAGTGGAAAGAGCAGGAGTACAGAGGACTATTATGGGACTGTGCTAGGGAAACAACTCGCCATGGTTTTGATCAGAAGATGGATAGGTTAAAGAGACTCAACGAGGGAGCTTGGGCATATTTGGATAAGTGGCCTAGAGAAGCATGGACTAGGGCATATTTCCGTCACGATCAAAAAATTGATAATATATGTAACAATGCCTGCGAGGTTTTTAACTCGAGGATCAAAGAATACAGAGCTAAGCCAATAATCACCTTGTTAGAGGAGGTTCGGATGTTTGCGATGCGGTCCATTGCAAAAAACAAGGTTAAGTTATCCCACCATGTTGGTAAGCTCCCACCAATCCAACATAGTAGATTGCAGAAAATCCGAAAAGAATCTCAAAAATGGACACCGATTTGGAGTGGAGATGAAGAGTATCAAAGATTTGAGATCCACGGTTGGCCTACCAACATGGCTGTTGACTTGGGAAAGTGCATATGCACCTGTAGATTTTGGCAAATAACAG GCATGCCATGTGTCCATGCATGTGCAGCCATCTCCAAGATAAATCGAAATTCTGAGGATTTTTGTCATCATTGGCTGACCATGGAAGCCTATAGAGAGACTTACAAGCACTCTCTCAATCCAATACCAGGACAAGATCTTTGGGAGAGAAGTGAACAAAATAGGCCTCATGCACCTAAAATGAAGCGAAAGCCAGGGCCGATAATCCAAAAAAGACGGAAGGATGCTGATGAAGAGCCATCTAGTGTTAAGAAATCAAAAACTGAAACCAAGTTGAAGAGGAAATACAAAGAATTCACATGTACTTACTGTGGTACGAGAGGGCATACAAAGAGAAGTTGCTCTCATAGGAAAGCTGATGACCTTGCTAGTGCCCTTGTTAGTGCAGCAGCGGCTgtagttgcaaaagaaaaaggttCTAAGGCTGGAGAGACTAGAGATCCAGCAAATGCTGCTACTAGTAACACTCAACCTGCTGAGATTAATGAAAATGCTCCATTAGCACCAGGGGAAGGTGTTGATGATGCAAATGCTTCAGAGATTGATCTCACCCAACCCACTTACTCACAGCCAGAAAATCAGGAACAG GTCCCTCCATCAgacccacctccacctccacaacAGGTCACAAGGCCTGACAAGCTGCAAtcgaaaaggaaaaaaattttcaatgtgGACCCAATGCAAGGAGCAACTTCTGGGACAGCTGCACGCTTGGCAGAGTTTATGACATTCGTCCCCACCCCGGGCTTCAAACCACCAACAACAAAATAG